A DNA window from Mucilaginibacter xinganensis contains the following coding sequences:
- the kduI gene encoding 5-dehydro-4-deoxy-D-glucuronate isomerase yields the protein MKVLHSVHPEDFKTYDTALIRERFLIDGTVQTDVINCVYTHYDRMIVGTANPVNGELMLENYSNLKADCFLERREIGIINVAGDGTIIADGQAYELKKFDCLYIGKGVKQVLFSSKSSMHPAVFYMLSAPAHKAYPTTFMAISDAAKVEAGDVATANLRTINKYIHADGIKSCQLVMGLTILKPGSVWNTMPPHTHDRRMEAYFYFDLPEGQKIVHYMGEGKETRHIMVNNYDAVVSPPWSIHAGSGTSNYNFIWGMAGENLDYTDMDAISISDLR from the coding sequence TTGAAAGTTTTACATAGCGTACATCCCGAAGATTTTAAAACTTATGATACCGCTTTAATAAGAGAACGTTTTTTAATTGATGGCACCGTGCAAACAGATGTTATTAATTGTGTTTACACCCATTATGACCGCATGATTGTTGGTACGGCAAACCCGGTTAACGGGGAGCTTATGTTAGAAAACTACTCAAACCTGAAGGCTGATTGTTTTTTAGAGCGCAGGGAAATAGGGATAATTAATGTTGCGGGTGACGGAACCATTATTGCTGACGGGCAGGCTTATGAGCTTAAAAAGTTTGATTGTTTATATATTGGCAAAGGGGTAAAACAGGTTTTGTTTTCGAGCAAAAGCAGCATGCATCCCGCTGTTTTTTATATGCTTTCGGCACCGGCGCATAAGGCTTACCCCACTACCTTTATGGCAATAAGTGATGCTGCGAAAGTTGAAGCAGGTGATGTTGCGACTGCTAACCTGCGTACCATCAATAAGTATATCCATGCAGATGGCATTAAAAGTTGCCAGCTGGTAATGGGGCTTACTATTTTAAAACCCGGCAGCGTTTGGAATACTATGCCCCCTCATACGCATGACCGGCGGATGGAGGCTTATTTTTATTTTGATTTACCGGAAGGCCAAAAAATTGTGCATTACATGGGGGAAGGAAAAGAAACCCGCCATATTATGGTAAATAATTACGACGCCGTTGTGTCGCCGCCATGGAGCATTCATGCCGGCAGCGGTACCAGCAATTACAATTTTATATGGGGTATGGCCGGAGAAAATCTGGATTATACAGACATGGATGCAATTTCAATAAGCGATTTAAGGTAG
- a CDS encoding DEAD/DEAH box helicase codes for MIKQALEKLKISELNKMQYAALDAAKKGDVILLSPTGSGKTLGFLLPLLSLLDENISTVQALILVPSRELALQIEQVFKAIGSGFKVNVCYGGHPVKIERNNLSQPPAVLVGTPGRIGHHLRRESFTTSTIKTLILDEFDKALEFGFQEDMTYIIRQLGNLNKRILTSATKMDEIPSFTGIKNPTEVDFLQNETNVPDLKLKAVISPAADKLDTLFSLLCLIGDKATLVFCNHRDAVERISELLWERGLVHDIFHGKMEQEDRERALLKFRNGSHRLLITTDLASRGLDIPEIEYVVHYQLPHNEEAFLHRNGRTARMHAKGTAYLILTEDEKLKYLEQEPEIEVLPADLPVPKPAPWVTIYIGAGKKDKINKVDIVGLLLQKGELAKEDLGLIEVLDHSSYAAVKRNRAKRTVELLKAEKIKNKKVKIEISI; via the coding sequence ATGATAAAGCAAGCGTTAGAAAAGTTAAAGATCTCCGAATTAAACAAAATGCAGTATGCTGCACTTGATGCCGCGAAGAAAGGGGATGTGATTTTACTTTCTCCAACCGGATCGGGAAAAACACTTGGCTTTTTACTGCCTTTACTATCATTGCTTGATGAAAATATCTCAACCGTGCAGGCATTGATCCTTGTACCGTCAAGAGAACTGGCTTTACAAATAGAGCAGGTTTTTAAGGCGATAGGCAGCGGCTTTAAGGTAAACGTTTGTTATGGCGGGCATCCCGTAAAAATTGAGCGGAATAACCTTTCGCAGCCACCTGCGGTATTAGTTGGCACGCCGGGTAGAATTGGCCATCACCTGCGCCGCGAGAGCTTTACTACAAGCACCATAAAAACATTGATTTTGGATGAGTTTGATAAAGCGCTTGAGTTTGGTTTCCAGGAAGACATGACTTATATCATCAGGCAACTTGGTAATTTAAACAAACGCATCCTTACATCAGCCACCAAAATGGATGAGATCCCTTCATTCACCGGGATTAAGAACCCTACTGAAGTTGATTTCCTTCAAAATGAAACAAATGTTCCTGATCTTAAATTAAAAGCGGTCATATCACCCGCTGCTGATAAGCTTGATACGTTATTTTCTTTGCTTTGTCTGATCGGGGATAAAGCTACCCTGGTATTTTGCAATCACCGCGACGCCGTTGAGCGCATAAGCGAGCTTTTATGGGAACGGGGGCTGGTGCATGATATTTTTCACGGTAAAATGGAGCAGGAAGACCGGGAGCGCGCCTTGTTGAAATTCAGGAACGGAAGCCACCGGCTGCTGATAACTACCGACCTTGCTTCAAGAGGGCTGGACATTCCTGAAATTGAATATGTTGTACACTATCAGCTTCCGCATAATGAAGAGGCCTTTTTGCACCGCAATGGCCGCACAGCCAGGATGCATGCCAAAGGAACAGCCTATTTGATATTAACAGAAGACGAAAAACTGAAGTACCTGGAACAGGAGCCTGAAATTGAGGTATTGCCGGCCGACCTGCCGGTACCAAAACCAGCACCCTGGGTAACCATATATATAGGCGCGGGAAAGAAAGACAAAATCAACAAGGTTGATATTGTTGGTTTACTGTTACAGAAAGGCGAACTGGCAAAAGAAGACCTGGGCCTGATAGAAGTGCTGGATCATTCATCCTATGCTGCAGTTAAGCGAAACCGCGCCAAACGAACCGTTGAACTGCTGAAAGCCGAAAAAATAAAAAATAAAAAAGTTAAAATCGAAATTTCAATATAA
- a CDS encoding DUF1456 family protein, whose translation MSNNDIMKKLRVAMHFTDDDIIEVLNLANFRITKTELGAIFRKEDHPNFKPCGDQILRNFLNGLIIYKRGPKEKAE comes from the coding sequence ATGAGCAATAATGATATCATGAAAAAGCTAAGGGTAGCCATGCATTTTACCGATGATGATATTATAGAGGTTTTAAACCTGGCTAACTTCAGGATCACCAAAACTGAACTGGGCGCTATCTTTCGCAAGGAAGATCATCCCAATTTTAAACCCTGCGGCGACCAGATCCTGCGTAACTTTTTAAACGGGCTGATTATTTACAAACGCGGCCCAAAAGAAAAGGCAGAGTAA
- a CDS encoding YhcH/YjgK/YiaL family protein, which translates to MNFRILLLVSFFSFSSFRSFAQEQAKNSWTEKSAMEWINKNEWKNGFKPDLNPSVNKVAFAEQYHKNQPLWEKAFAFLRDSDLTTLKPGKYPIDGTNVFATVTEAPSKEFEHSAWESHRNYIDLQYVIKGQETIGVATLAKATVTKPYSEEKDSANYNAEGQYYIATPAAFFLFFPSDVHRPNIKVAGFDLVKKIVIKIKMAN; encoded by the coding sequence ATGAATTTTAGAATCCTGCTATTAGTTTCCTTTTTTTCTTTCTCATCTTTTCGTTCTTTTGCACAGGAACAGGCAAAAAACAGCTGGACTGAAAAGAGCGCTATGGAATGGATAAATAAAAATGAGTGGAAAAATGGATTTAAACCTGACCTGAATCCATCGGTCAACAAGGTGGCATTTGCAGAACAGTACCATAAAAACCAACCGCTTTGGGAAAAAGCTTTTGCATTTTTAAGAGACAGCGACCTTACCACCTTAAAGCCGGGCAAATACCCGATAGACGGAACCAATGTATTCGCAACGGTAACTGAAGCACCGTCAAAGGAATTTGAGCATTCTGCGTGGGAGTCGCACAGAAATTATATTGACCTTCAATATGTAATAAAGGGACAGGAAACTATTGGGGTTGCAACGCTGGCTAAGGCAACGGTTACCAAACCATACAGCGAAGAAAAGGATAGTGCAAATTATAATGCGGAAGGCCAGTACTATATAGCAACACCTGCTGCGTTTTTCCTGTTTTTTCCGTCAGACGTGCATCGCCCCAACATAAAAGTTGCCGGGTTTGACCTGGTTAAAAAGATAGTTATCAAAATAAAAATGGCGAATTGA
- a CDS encoding serine hydrolase domain-containing protein, whose amino-acid sequence MMNKWRFLLLPVLFFNLNAFSQGNILLLGNPAAEKVSAERLQRLDRLIKQYVDSGWVVGADAFIARNGKIIYNKSFGMADAEKKVPMQTDHIFRIASQTKAITSVAVMMLYEEGKFLLDDPISKYIPSFAHPKVLAAFNPKDSSYTTVAARREITIRDLLTHTSGIDYAQIGSANMRAIYAKNGIYAGFVYDKRLLADAINKLGTLPLVHQPGERFTYGLNIDVLGYLVEKLSGKSLDQFFKERIFNPLGMNDTYFYLPPEKYSRLVPVYTTGKLNRLVKADGNTFPGVNWDYPKTAGTYYAGGAGLSSTTKDYAAFLQMMLNGGVYNGHRLLARHTVEIMTMNQIGNLNLDRNKFGLGFELATKDGQAKLGQTEGSFSWGGFYGTVYWADPKERMVCLLYVQEWPYPHGELSDKFKVLVYSALE is encoded by the coding sequence ATGATGAACAAATGGCGTTTTTTATTATTGCCGGTTTTGTTTTTTAATCTTAACGCCTTTTCCCAGGGAAACATATTGCTGCTTGGTAACCCCGCAGCCGAAAAGGTATCAGCCGAACGATTACAGCGGTTAGACCGGCTGATCAAACAATATGTAGACTCGGGCTGGGTTGTTGGTGCCGATGCATTTATAGCCCGGAACGGAAAGATAATTTACAACAAATCCTTCGGGATGGCTGACGCGGAAAAAAAGGTCCCGATGCAGACCGATCATATTTTTCGGATAGCTTCACAAACCAAGGCTATTACCAGCGTTGCGGTAATGATGCTTTATGAGGAAGGCAAGTTCCTGCTTGACGACCCTATTTCAAAATATATCCCTTCATTTGCCCACCCAAAAGTATTGGCCGCCTTCAACCCTAAAGATTCAAGCTATACAACTGTTGCCGCCCGGCGTGAGATTACTATCCGCGATTTGCTGACCCATACTTCGGGTATTGATTACGCACAGATAGGGTCGGCTAATATGAGAGCCATATATGCTAAGAACGGCATTTATGCCGGTTTTGTTTATGATAAACGGTTGCTGGCGGATGCAATTAACAAATTAGGTACTTTACCGCTGGTACACCAACCCGGCGAGCGTTTTACATACGGTTTAAATATTGATGTGCTGGGATACCTGGTTGAAAAATTATCAGGCAAAAGTCTTGACCAGTTTTTTAAAGAAAGGATCTTCAATCCCCTGGGGATGAATGATACCTACTTTTACTTACCGCCGGAAAAATATTCAAGGCTGGTGCCGGTTTATACCACCGGCAAGTTGAATCGCCTTGTTAAAGCGGATGGCAATACTTTTCCTGGCGTTAACTGGGATTATCCCAAAACTGCCGGTACCTATTATGCAGGTGGTGCGGGGCTTAGTTCAACAACAAAGGATTATGCTGCTTTTTTGCAAATGATGCTCAACGGAGGTGTTTATAATGGACACAGATTATTGGCAAGGCACACCGTCGAAATAATGACGATGAATCAGATTGGGAACTTGAATTTGGATAGAAATAAGTTTGGCCTTGGCTTTGAACTGGCTACTAAAGACGGGCAGGCTAAGCTGGGTCAAACCGAAGGCTCATTTAGCTGGGGAGGTTTTTACGGTACTGTTTACTGGGCCGATCCGAAGGAGCGAATGGTGTGCCTGCTGTATGTACAGGAATGGCCTTACCCTCATGGCGAATTATCAGATAAATTTAAGGTGCTGGTTTATTCGGCGCTGGAATAA
- a CDS encoding MATE family efflux transporter, which translates to MNEYTSTHKIKRFFSLLKQAIAGSEQDYTTGSIRKAVFLLAIPMIMEMMMESVFAVVDIFFVGKLGNEAVATVGLTESVLSLVYSVAIGLSMAATALVARRVGEKNLSEAAHAGMQTIVFAIGLSVIIAATGVYAAEDILRLMGANKKMIADNIVYTRIMFGGNIVIMLLFLINGIFRGAGDASIAMRSLWIANICNIILCPLLIYGWGPVPALGLKGAAIATTFGRGIGVLYQLYRLFIRKGLLNFYAHQLRPSRVLLLQIVKIGSTGTIQFLVSSASWIFLARLMADFHEAAMAGYQVSIRLLIFFLLPAWGMSNAAATLTGQNLGAGKPERAEQSVWTTAGYTMIFMVCVSLFFFLFGTPVVNFMNSDPLARHYAIQSLRIISLGYVFFGIEMVMMNAFNGAGDTRTPTYVNLIAFWLFQIPLAFFLSKYYIKEPKGVFYAILVSQVVAAALSYFLFKKGSWKTVKV; encoded by the coding sequence ATGAACGAATATACATCTACCCATAAAATAAAACGTTTTTTCTCTTTATTAAAACAGGCGATAGCAGGGAGCGAACAGGATTACACAACAGGCAGCATCCGCAAGGCAGTATTTCTGCTGGCCATCCCCATGATTATGGAAATGATGATGGAGTCTGTTTTTGCGGTGGTTGATATTTTTTTTGTAGGCAAACTTGGCAATGAGGCCGTAGCCACGGTTGGGCTAACGGAGTCGGTCCTTAGCCTGGTTTATTCAGTGGCAATTGGTTTAAGCATGGCGGCAACTGCGCTGGTTGCCCGCAGGGTGGGCGAAAAAAATCTTTCGGAAGCTGCACACGCAGGCATGCAGACAATTGTATTTGCCATCGGTCTCTCGGTTATTATTGCCGCTACAGGCGTTTATGCCGCAGAAGACATCTTGCGCCTGATGGGGGCAAATAAGAAAATGATTGCTGACAATATTGTTTACACCCGCATCATGTTCGGCGGCAACATTGTGATCATGCTGCTGTTTCTCATTAACGGTATTTTTAGGGGAGCGGGCGATGCCAGTATTGCCATGCGCAGCCTCTGGATAGCAAATATTTGCAATATTATCCTTTGCCCTTTGCTTATTTACGGGTGGGGGCCAGTTCCTGCTTTAGGTTTAAAGGGAGCGGCCATTGCCACCACATTTGGGCGGGGAATAGGCGTTTTGTACCAGCTTTATCGCCTTTTCATCCGTAAAGGGTTGCTGAATTTTTATGCGCATCAGTTACGGCCAAGTCGCGTGTTATTGCTGCAAATTGTAAAAATAGGGAGCACCGGTACCATCCAGTTCCTGGTCAGTTCAGCAAGCTGGATCTTCCTTGCGCGCTTAATGGCCGATTTTCATGAAGCCGCTATGGCCGGGTACCAGGTATCAATCCGCCTGCTTATATTTTTCCTGCTCCCGGCATGGGGTATGAGTAATGCGGCCGCAACGCTAACGGGTCAAAATCTTGGGGCCGGCAAACCGGAACGCGCAGAGCAAAGTGTTTGGACAACCGCAGGATATACCATGATATTTATGGTGTGTGTGAGCCTGTTCTTTTTCCTGTTCGGTACGCCTGTGGTTAATTTCATGAACAGCGATCCGCTGGCCAGGCACTATGCCATCCAGTCGTTACGGATTATAAGCCTGGGATATGTTTTCTTCGGTATTGAAATGGTGATGATGAACGCCTTTAACGGGGCAGGAGATACCCGGACGCCAACCTATGTTAACCTGATAGCCTTCTGGCTTTTCCAGATTCCGCTGGCCTTTTTTTTAAGTAAATATTATATCAAAGAACCTAAAGGGGTTTTTTATGCAATCCTGGTATCACAGGTGGTAGCTGCGGCTTTAAGCTATTTTTTGTTTAAAAAAGGAAGCTGGAAAACTGTAAAGGTTTAA
- a CDS encoding SDR family oxidoreductase, which produces MSDKFSLSGKVIVVTGGTGILGNAFVNGIVEAGGTVGILGRNQAVAEERAATINANGGKAIALVADVMKIDELVAAKTKIIDTYGRIDGLVNGAGGNMPQGVLQPEEDIFSMNLQGMKEVLDLNLWGTINPTQVFGDAIAKTGKGSIVNISSMNSKRAITKVLGYNMGKAAVDCYNQWFAVELANRYGDAIRMNALAPGFFLTEQNRNLLTLPEGGYTDRGSKVIRNTPFKRFGHPDELIGAIVWLLSDASAFVTGSMICVDGGFSIFGGV; this is translated from the coding sequence ATGTCAGATAAATTTTCATTAAGCGGAAAAGTAATTGTTGTAACCGGCGGTACAGGTATTTTGGGCAATGCATTTGTTAACGGTATTGTTGAGGCCGGCGGAACGGTAGGGATATTAGGCCGTAACCAGGCAGTAGCAGAAGAGCGTGCTGCAACCATTAACGCAAACGGGGGCAAAGCCATTGCTTTAGTTGCCGATGTAATGAAGATTGATGAACTGGTAGCAGCGAAAACCAAAATTATAGATACCTATGGCAGGATTGATGGCCTGGTGAACGGTGCAGGCGGCAATATGCCACAGGGGGTTTTGCAGCCCGAGGAAGATATTTTTAGCATGAACCTGCAGGGGATGAAAGAAGTGCTTGATTTAAACCTTTGGGGTACTATAAATCCTACACAGGTTTTTGGAGATGCAATTGCCAAAACCGGCAAGGGAAGTATCGTTAATATATCTTCCATGAATTCAAAGCGGGCCATCACTAAGGTATTGGGTTATAATATGGGCAAAGCGGCGGTTGATTGTTATAATCAATGGTTTGCTGTTGAGCTGGCTAACCGTTATGGTGATGCCATCAGGATGAATGCCCTGGCGCCAGGTTTTTTCCTGACCGAACAAAACCGCAATTTACTAACCTTGCCCGAAGGAGGTTATACCGACAGGGGAAGTAAAGTAATAAGAAATACACCTTTTAAAAGGTTCGGGCATCCGGATGAACTGATAGGCGCGATAGTTTGGCTGCTAAGTGATGCATCTGCTTTTGTGACCGGTTCAATGATCTGTGTGGATGGTGGGTTTTCTATTTTTGGCGGCGTGTAA
- a CDS encoding Gfo/Idh/MocA family protein, which produces MLNRRTFIKTTSIAGTTFLLAPQLGKAAGFFKGSPNEKVVLGMMGTHSRGLYLAQNFAKIPNTEIGFVCDVDSKVVESTIADIYKRTGKKPEGFTDIRKLLEKKDVDAIVIAAPDHWHAPAAIMACQAGKDVYVEKPCSHNPHEGELLVAASKKYNRLVQMGSQRRSFNNVQQMIKELHSGVIGRAYYAKGWYTNHRESIGIGKQVAVPSNLNYELWQGPAPRRAYQDNLIHYNWHWFWNWGTGEALNNGTHELDVIRWGLGVDFPDKVVSTGGRFHFKDDWQTPDTQNILYNFPNNTAAEWEGRSCNGYNMEGLGRGVIFYGDKGTLFYTGGNGYKIYDGDNKLVREVKDDVPVDATNKVSPTEALDGMHMKNFIESVQGKAKLNCPIETGFKSTLLPQLGNISYRMDRVLHINPENGHIMNDLEAMKLWSREYQKGWEPKV; this is translated from the coding sequence ATGCTTAACAGAAGAACATTTATTAAAACAACCTCAATTGCCGGGACCACTTTTTTGTTGGCACCGCAACTGGGCAAAGCAGCCGGTTTTTTTAAAGGATCGCCAAATGAAAAGGTGGTGTTAGGTATGATGGGTACCCATAGCCGCGGCCTTTACCTGGCGCAAAACTTCGCTAAAATTCCAAATACCGAGATCGGTTTTGTTTGTGATGTTGATTCAAAAGTTGTTGAAAGTACCATAGCTGATATTTATAAACGCACAGGCAAAAAGCCGGAAGGGTTTACCGATATCCGAAAGTTACTGGAGAAGAAGGACGTAGATGCCATTGTAATAGCGGCACCTGATCATTGGCATGCGCCTGCCGCCATAATGGCTTGCCAGGCCGGCAAAGATGTTTATGTTGAAAAGCCATGCAGCCATAATCCGCATGAAGGTGAATTGCTGGTAGCTGCTTCAAAAAAGTATAATCGGCTTGTACAAATGGGCAGTCAGCGCCGCTCTTTCAATAATGTGCAGCAAATGATCAAGGAATTGCATAGTGGCGTAATTGGCCGTGCTTATTATGCAAAAGGATGGTACACCAACCACCGGGAAAGTATCGGCATTGGTAAGCAGGTTGCCGTACCTTCAAACTTAAACTATGAGCTATGGCAGGGGCCGGCACCGCGAAGGGCTTACCAGGATAACCTGATCCATTATAACTGGCACTGGTTCTGGAACTGGGGGACCGGCGAGGCCCTGAATAACGGCACCCATGAATTGGACGTGATCCGATGGGGATTAGGTGTTGATTTTCCTGATAAAGTTGTTTCAACGGGTGGCCGTTTTCATTTTAAGGATGATTGGCAAACGCCCGATACGCAAAATATATTATATAATTTCCCCAATAATACGGCTGCCGAATGGGAGGGGAGAAGCTGCAATGGTTATAATATGGAGGGCTTAGGGCGAGGTGTCATATTTTATGGTGATAAAGGAACGCTGTTTTATACCGGCGGGAATGGCTACAAGATTTATGACGGCGATAATAAGCTTGTTCGCGAGGTAAAGGACGATGTTCCGGTGGATGCAACCAATAAGGTGAGCCCAACGGAAGCGCTGGACGGCATGCACATGAAGAATTTTATTGAATCTGTGCAGGGGAAGGCAAAACTAAACTGCCCTATTGAAACCGGGTTTAAATCAACCTTGTTGCCGCAGCTTGGGAATATTTCATACCGGATGGATAGGGTTCTGCATATTAACCCGGAGAACGGGCATATAATGAATGATCTTGAAGCGATGAAGCTTTGGAGCAGAGAATATCAAAAAGGCTGGGAGCCGAAAGTATAA
- a CDS encoding DoxX family protein produces MKKINIIYWISNGLLMALMLSSAIPGVMGTADSQAFVVTHLHYPTYFGALLGAAKILGVIALIIPGYPTIKEWAYAGFAFDLMFALSSFIPVGDPFKGWAPFIVFFALFIISYTYYRKRITAKAAGIS; encoded by the coding sequence ATGAAAAAGATTAATATTATCTACTGGATCTCAAACGGCTTATTGATGGCGCTGATGCTGAGTTCAGCAATCCCGGGCGTTATGGGTACTGCCGACTCGCAGGCATTTGTTGTTACACATTTGCATTATCCAACTTATTTTGGAGCGCTGTTGGGCGCAGCAAAAATTTTAGGGGTTATCGCTTTAATTATTCCGGGCTATCCAACAATAAAAGAGTGGGCATACGCCGGCTTTGCTTTTGACCTGATGTTCGCTTTATCTTCATTTATTCCAGTGGGTGATCCGTTTAAAGGCTGGGCACCATTTATTGTCTTTTTTGCATTATTTATAATTTCTTATACTTATTACCGCAAACGCATAACGGCGAAGGCTGCCGGCATTTCCTGA